One genomic segment of Methanothermococcus okinawensis IH1 includes these proteins:
- a CDS encoding argininosuccinate synthase: protein MAEKEKIAVLAYSGGLDTSCCLKLLEDKYNYKVVSACVDVGQPEEDLKEPEEKAKKYGVYAHYTIDAKEEFARDYIFRAIKANAMYEGYPLSTSLARPLIALKLVELARELNADAIAHGCTGKGNDQFRFETIIRAKAPDMEVIAPIRDLNLTRNEEIEYAKQNGIPIPTESKKYSIDENLWGRSIEGGVLEDPMFETPEDAFAWTKNPKECKEEEYVEIEFENGVPVKINGKKLSPVDIIREANKIAGRNGVGRIDIIEDRILGLKSRENYECPGAVMLITAHKALEHLVLTREELKFKEMVDSIYADLIYKGLWHEPLREDLDAFVDKTQKRVCGNVRVKLYAGSIKVVGRESPYALYSQELISFEDKDLDQREIVGMVKFHGLQAALYETVKNKNK, encoded by the coding sequence ATGGCAGAAAAGGAAAAAATAGCAGTTTTAGCATATTCGGGTGGTCTTGATACAAGTTGCTGTTTAAAATTGTTGGAGGATAAATATAATTATAAGGTAGTTTCAGCATGTGTAGATGTTGGACAGCCTGAGGAAGACTTAAAAGAGCCGGAGGAAAAAGCGAAAAAATACGGCGTTTATGCACATTATACAATAGATGCTAAGGAAGAATTTGCAAGGGATTATATATTTAGAGCAATAAAAGCAAATGCAATGTATGAAGGCTATCCATTATCTACATCATTAGCTAGACCACTTATAGCCTTAAAATTGGTTGAATTAGCAAGGGAATTAAATGCCGACGCAATAGCACATGGATGCACGGGAAAAGGAAATGACCAATTTAGATTTGAAACAATAATTAGGGCAAAAGCACCTGATATGGAAGTAATAGCACCAATTAGGGATTTAAACTTAACAAGAAATGAAGAAATCGAATACGCTAAACAAAATGGTATTCCAATACCTACTGAAAGTAAAAAATACAGTATTGATGAGAATCTTTGGGGAAGGAGTATTGAAGGAGGAGTTTTAGAAGACCCAATGTTTGAGACACCAGAAGATGCATTTGCATGGACAAAAAACCCAAAAGAATGTAAAGAAGAAGAGTATGTTGAAATAGAATTTGAAAATGGAGTTCCTGTTAAAATAAATGGAAAAAAATTAAGTCCAGTTGATATAATAAGAGAAGCAAATAAAATAGCAGGGAGAAACGGTGTTGGGAGAATAGATATAATCGAAGATAGAATATTGGGCTTAAAATCAAGAGAAAACTATGAATGTCCAGGTGCTGTAATGCTTATAACGGCACACAAGGCACTGGAACATTTGGTTTTAACAAGAGAAGAATTGAAGTTTAAGGAAATGGTGGATTCCATTTATGCAGATTTAATTTACAAAGGGCTTTGGCATGAGCCATTAAGAGAAGATTTGGATGCATTTGTAGATAAAACCCAGAAAAGAGTATGTGGAAATGTCAGAGTAAAATTATACGCTGGTTCAATTAAAGTTGTAGGAAGAGAAAGTCCCTATGCATTATACAGTCAGGAGCTCATATCATTTGAAGATAAAGATTTAGACCAGAGGGAAATTGTTGGAATGGTTAAATTCCATGGTTTGCAAGCAGCACTTTATGAAACTGTGA